The nucleotide sequence GGCCTGATCGACTTATCGAAGAACAGGCTCCCGGTAATCGTCATTGGGGATCTGCACGGCGCGGTGGACAACCTGGCGAAAATTGTTGAACACGAGGGAAACGACAAAGCCCTGAAGAACGGTAAGGCGATCCTTGTCATCATCGGCGATAGTGTTCACAACGACCAGACAGGCTATATGAAGGAGATGGAGAGCTCCTATAAAATCCTGGAGCTGACCTTTAAAATCATAAACACATACAAAGACAGTGTAATATATATACGCGGCAATCATGATACCTTCGACGAACGTATCAGCAAAAGCGGTATCCGTCAGGGTGCGGAATTGCAGGCATATTTGGAGAAGAACTGCGGCAAGGAGTATGTTAAAGCCACCGAAGAGTTCTTCGAGAGCTTGCCGTATTTCATTATCGGAGATACGTACGTGATAACCCACGCCGGTCCGATCCGGAACGGCGCTAGTCGAAACGAGCTGATCAACATCGCCGATAATGAGGACTACCGGCGGCAGCTGGTCTGGAACCGGGTGCATGAGTTTCGGGGAACTCCGAGTTTGAAAGAGTACGGCGCCGAGGATATAAAAAAGATGCTGGAGAAGCTCAAGATGCCGCCAGAGAGCTACTTTATCGTCGGTCACAACCCCATGTGGCATACAGGTAATCTGACCGGTATATGGTGGGACGTAACCGGCATCAAGAACCATATCATACTTTATACGAATATCGGCACGCGCGCCCCGTATTTATACATTGAGGACGGAAAGGTCGAAAAGCGCTTTGCAGTCGCCAAACAGAGGGAGGGGTTCTATGTTTAGTGTCGAGCGGCAAAAACTAATAGATGATATTGGTGATGAACGTATCATCAAGTACTTCTACTTGGATCTGGACGTCCATCAGTTGATCAATCGTATGGAGAATCTCAGTCTCAGCGGCATCGGGAATGATGAGAATATCCCGTTCACTGCCAAATTGCGTGACTATCACGGCGCGACTGACGAGGCAGGCGATCCATGGCTTGTAAAAGAGATCCCGAAGAATGAGATCTACGAGCACAAATTGCAGGAGATCGCCTACTATATCGATTTCATGGTCAATACCATGGCGGCGCCAAACGTGATCAAGAAGATCGACGGACGCTATTACCGGACTACCAAACTGGTTCCGGGGGCCTTGCAGATCGGCAGTTATAACTTCCTTCAGCGTCCCTTTCTGACTGTCCTTGCCAACGACCTGATCAACCGCTGGCTCTTTTTTGACGAGGACCGGAATCCGAACAACTATATGGTGCTCTCCAACTCCAAAGGTCATTCTTTCGTGGTCGTCATCGATTACAACAAGGCGGATCTCTGGAGCAAGGGAATGAAGATTAAGGGGACCGAGAGCCACTTCGGCTGGGAACGGAAGGGGAAGACCCGTTTTCTGACTCTGTTGAAACCGGATAATTTTAAGAATCTTTCCATCGAGGATTTCGAGGAGCGGCTTGGCGCTCTGGAGCGCCTGGAGAAGCCGGAGATACGCGGTATTTGCTTCAAGGTCTTCACCGGCTATATTGAAGACCCGGAAGCGGCGGCCGACCTTGTAGCGGCGAATTTGGATGAACGGCGAAACTACATCACAAACTACTTCCGTGTCTGGTTCAAAGAAAAGGATTTGGCGAAGTCCAAAGCGGAAGATGACCGATACTCCGGTTTCGGCAAGTCGTTCATGGATTACTACAAGGATGGGAAATAGATGGTACGGGCATGGATTTAGAAGGCAAGGTAATAAACAACTGCTACTCAGTCCTGAGTAAGCAGTATACAGATCCGCTCTTCGAATACTGGGAAGCAAAATCCTTTTACTCGACGGAGTCGTTTATCCTTCAGTTTTTCCGGACAGAGGGAAAGCCGGTGAGCCCGGAGGCTCAAGAGAGGATTACGGACCTGTTCCTGAAGACGCTTCCCATAGAGAATCCGAATCTGCATACTCCCATTGAGGTCGAGGAGTTCGAGGGACAAACCTTCTTTGCCTATCCGGCGGAAAAAGGATGTTCACTTGACGAATTTCTCCTGAATATCGAGAGATTGCCCCTTCCGCACATAATCAGCATCGCCTTCCAGATTATGAACGGCCTTATCGCTCTCAAAGCGCACGGTCTGGCCCATAATTGCCTGACTCCCCGTAATATCTGGGTGGACAGCGCCTCTACCGACTCGATCCGGATCCGCCTCGACAACCTCTATGCATCGCTCCTCTGGGATGAAGGCCAGGCCGGCAAGGATATCCGGCGGGGAATCGACATCCGGTATCTGGCGCCGGAATATAAATCTTACACCGCCCTCTCCGGGTACTGGAAGAACGATCTCTTTTCTTTGGCATGGATTCTCTACCGGCTCATGTACGGGGATCTGCCTGACGGTACGGAAGGAGTGAGCAGGGGGCAGCTCGAAGCCCGTTTCGCAGAATCGGAAATACGGGACGCCGGATATGCGGAACTGAACGATCTGATTCTCACCCTGATCTATAATCCGGAGGCAGTTTCGGATCTGCGACGGGTGATCGAGATCCTGCGCGGGATTGAGGTTTCCACGATTCCGGGACTCGACGTGCAGAAGAAACTGGAGAGCGTCCGGGACCGGTACCGGGTTCAAATGCGGCCGTCGTCGGCCGAACATGCAGGCGAGGAGCTTGTT is from Marispirochaeta sp. and encodes:
- a CDS encoding metallophosphoesterase, encoding MGIQHIKKATQIVNTNQNRLTDSYGNPGGLIDLSKNRLPVIVIGDLHGAVDNLAKIVEHEGNDKALKNGKAILVIIGDSVHNDQTGYMKEMESSYKILELTFKIINTYKDSVIYIRGNHDTFDERISKSGIRQGAELQAYLEKNCGKEYVKATEEFFESLPYFIIGDTYVITHAGPIRNGASRNELINIADNEDYRRQLVWNRVHEFRGTPSLKEYGAEDIKKMLEKLKMPPESYFIVGHNPMWHTGNLTGIWWDVTGIKNHIILYTNIGTRAPYLYIEDGKVEKRFAVAKQREGFYV